The following are encoded together in the Cynocephalus volans isolate mCynVol1 chromosome 4, mCynVol1.pri, whole genome shotgun sequence genome:
- the LOC134376126 gene encoding uncharacterized protein LOC134376126: MPKPDALRYSAQGFEKQTIPQYWRPSPPLSTPGPAALPYSVRKPEKKPTVSRCQRPGPPLSATRDRRSPRHSPPPSALQTAALRAPARRSPRLTRHSPQGWEKQTIPRYRRPSPQLSTPGPATLHSQDRHSPLIGAETREKANGTLVLAPWPDALRATARRSTCPGPPLSAPRDRHSPRHSPPLSGPGPPLSAAPRMARSRNRLQ; this comes from the coding sequence ATGCCCAAGCCAGACGCTCTCCGTTACTCGGCACAAGGATTTGAGAAGCAGACGATACCCCAATACTGGCGCCCcagcccgccgctctccacgcccgGGCCCGCCGCTCTCCCCTACTCGGTGCGGAAACCGGAGAAAAAGCCGACGGTATCCCGATGTCAGCGCCCTGGTCCGCCACTCTCTGCTACCCGGGACCGCCGTTCTCCGCGCCACAGCCCGCCGCCCTCCGCGCTCCAGACCGCCGCTCTCcgcgccccggcccgccgctctccacgcctGACCCGCCACTCTccgcagggatgggagaagcagaCGATACCCCGATACCGGCGCCCCAGCCCGCAGCTCTCCACGCCTGGGCCCGCCACTCTCCACTCCCAGGACCGACACTCTCCCCTAATCGGTGCAGAAACCAGAGAAAAAGCCAATGGTACCCTGGTACTAGCGCCCTGGCCCGACGCTCTGCGCGCCACAGCCCGCCGCTCTACatgccccggcccgccgctctccgcgcCCCGGGACCGCCATTCTCCGCGCCACAGCCCGCCGCTCTCCGGgcccggcccgccgctctccgcgGCTCCGCGCATGGCTAGGAGCAGGAACCGCCTGCAGTGA